The sequence GTTTGGTCACTACCCAGCGCAGATTGTTCAAAAAGAATGGCGTTATAGCCAGCGCTGACGAGCCGGTTTAACAGCCATAATCCTGCAATTCCCCCGCCGATGATGGCAATATCTACATTGATTGTTTGTTCTGGATGATCCGGCATGCCTGAAATTAAAGCTCGTCTACTAAATCGTCGCGATAGTATAGCCTGACATGTACGCTTGCGGTCTGCTTATTTCCCGTTATGCTGGCTGCGATTGAAATACGGTTGTTGCCGATTAAAGGTGGTGGCCCGAGACAAAGATAAAATTAAAAATGACGCGATTGCTCTACACATTGTTGTTTTACTTGTTAACGCCGTTTATTTTGTTGCGGCTGTTATGGCGCAGTACAAAAGCACCGGAGTATCGCCGTCGCTGGGGTGAACGCTTTGGTTTTGTGCCAACAATTGATCCCGGAAAGCGGGTGATTTGGGTTCACTCGGTATCGGTAGGTGAAACTCTGGCAGCCTTACCCCTGATAAAATCGTTGCAACATCTCCATCCCTCTGCGCAAATAGCAGTAACGACCACCACGCCGACCGGCTCCGCGAGAGTGTTATCTGCATTTGGAGACAGTGTTTACCATGTCTACGGACCCTATGATTTGCCTGGCTCTCTGGGGCGCTTTCTGAAGCGGGTGCATCCCGATTTGCTGATCATTATGGAAACAGAGCTGTGGCCAAACCTTATTCATTGTTGTGATAAGCGAAGAGTGCCTGTGGTAGTGGCGAATGCTCGCTTGTCCGAAAAATCAGCTGCGGGTTATCGGAAGTTTTCGCAGCTGACGGAGCAGATGCTAAAAAAGATAACGTGCATTGCCGCGCAGCATTCAAATGATGCCGAGCGGTTTTTGGCGCTTGGATTACCGGAGGGGCAAGTTACAGTGACCGGGAATATCAAGTTTGATTTAGCCATCGATGACGAAATTCGTCAGCAAGCGGCAGCGCTGAAATCGCAGTGGAGCGGGTCATCTGAACGGCCAGTATGGTTGGTAGCCAGTACGCATCGGGGAGAGGATGAGGTGATTCTCGATGCACTGAGTACGATACTTGCAACCTGTGCTGAGCTGTTGCTGGTTCTTGTACCTCGCCATCCAGAGCGCTTTGATGAAGTCGCAGAACTTTGTCAGCAACGAAAAATCTCTTTTGTTCGACGCAGTGGCGGCAAGCCGCCGGAGGCTCAACATCAGGTGTTGCTTGGCGACAGCATGGGAGAGCTGCTGTTGTTTTTGGGGGCTTGTGATATCGCCTTTGTCGGTGGCAGCCTGGTGCCGGTTGGAGGACACAATTTGATCGAACCTGCCGCCTGGGGGGTGCCGGTGCTCAGCGGCCCGGAACTGTTCAATTTTACGGAGGCTTCGCGACTGCTTCTGGATGCCGGGGGGATGAAAATATGCAATTCTGCTGATGAAATTTCCCGGCAAGTGATTAGTTTGCTGGAGGACAGATCATCTGCCCTCGCGATGGGCGTAGCCGCAAGGCAAGTGGCAGAAAATAACCGGGGCGCGTTAACGAAGTTACTGGCGCTTATTGAGCGCCAGCTCTGAGTACTTGCAGTTGTGGATCAAGCCAGGCATTGAGTTGATAGATATCATCCGGACTTAGCTGGCCGGCGACGGCCTTCAGGTTTAACAGACTGCTG is a genomic window of Pseudomonadales bacterium containing:
- the waaA gene encoding lipid IV(A) 3-deoxy-D-manno-octulosonic acid transferase, with translation MTRLLYTLLFYLLTPFILLRLLWRSTKAPEYRRRWGERFGFVPTIDPGKRVIWVHSVSVGETLAALPLIKSLQHLHPSAQIAVTTTTPTGSARVLSAFGDSVYHVYGPYDLPGSLGRFLKRVHPDLLIIMETELWPNLIHCCDKRRVPVVVANARLSEKSAAGYRKFSQLTEQMLKKITCIAAQHSNDAERFLALGLPEGQVTVTGNIKFDLAIDDEIRQQAAALKSQWSGSSERPVWLVASTHRGEDEVILDALSTILATCAELLLVLVPRHPERFDEVAELCQQRKISFVRRSGGKPPEAQHQVLLGDSMGELLLFLGACDIAFVGGSLVPVGGHNLIEPAAWGVPVLSGPELFNFTEASRLLLDAGGMKICNSADEISRQVISLLEDRSSALAMGVAARQVAENNRGALTKLLALIERQL